In one Streptomyces marincola genomic region, the following are encoded:
- a CDS encoding glycoside hydrolase family 65 protein, with amino-acid sequence MTEPASRETTEWTWAYEGYDPRAERLREALCTLGNGYFATRGAAPESVAGPAHYPGTYAAGLYNRLTTTLDGRELEHEDVVNLPNWLAFRFRPHPDEGPDGEWFTPDPVHDPGAEPGPGREPGGHGHGRARLLRYRQVLDLRHGTLGRSVRYRDRHGRHLGVEQCRLVHMADPHLAALRTTFTAEDWSGTIEVESAIDGMAAANTGVERYRDLASHHLTDMGTGSEDPDLVWLRCRTRASDIRVVMAARTRADAEPDRLTPPTRLTDYRAEQRLRLPIRPGRPVTVEKTIALHTSRDTAISSPLGAAVDRLRRAPDFDGLLGTHGAAWERLWRRADLDVPGESGHILRLHLFHLLQTLSPGHTARLDAGVPARGLHGEAYRGHVFWDELFVLPYLNLHFPELSRALMTYRYRRLPAALRAARAAGREGAMFPWQSGSDGREETPETHLNPRSGRWLPDNSRLQHHVGSAVAYNVWRYGQATGDTGFTHAEGAELLLQIARFWASRAEFDPAYERYRIRGVVGPDEYHEAYPDASEPGLDDNAYTNVTAAWVLARALDLARALPAARRRELAERIGLRPEEPELWEDVSRRLRVPFHEGVVSQFDGYGELRELDWEGYRARYGDIRRLDRVLEAEGDTVNRYRASKQADVLMLGYLFSPGELAEVFARLGYAMDDALWRRTVDYYLARTSHGSTLSGVVHAWVLSRVRHGEAWRHLKEALASDVADLQGGTTAEGIHLGAMAGTLDLVQRGLAGLQTREGALWLDPAPVPELSEFGFTVRHRGTAVRVRMKPGQLCVGVPRSEEGPVRVVLADDTVDIAPGEERLLALPREPGRPAPGTAPPGGL; translated from the coding sequence GTGACGGAACCGGCCTCCCGGGAGACCACGGAGTGGACCTGGGCGTACGAGGGATACGACCCGCGCGCCGAGCGGTTGCGCGAGGCGCTGTGCACGCTGGGCAACGGCTACTTCGCGACCCGCGGCGCCGCGCCCGAGTCGGTCGCGGGCCCGGCGCACTACCCCGGCACCTACGCGGCCGGCCTCTACAACCGGCTGACGACGACGCTGGACGGCCGGGAGCTGGAGCACGAGGACGTGGTGAACCTGCCGAACTGGCTGGCGTTCCGCTTCCGGCCGCACCCGGACGAGGGGCCGGACGGCGAGTGGTTCACCCCTGACCCCGTGCACGACCCCGGCGCCGAGCCCGGCCCCGGCCGCGAACCCGGCGGGCACGGGCACGGCCGCGCGCGCCTGCTGCGCTACCGGCAGGTGCTCGACCTGCGGCACGGCACCCTCGGCAGATCGGTCAGGTACCGCGACCGGCACGGGCGGCACCTGGGCGTCGAGCAGTGCCGTCTGGTCCACATGGCGGACCCGCACCTGGCGGCGCTGCGCACGACGTTCACCGCCGAGGACTGGTCGGGCACCATCGAGGTCGAGTCGGCGATCGACGGCATGGCGGCGGCCAACACGGGCGTCGAGCGGTACCGCGACCTCGCCTCGCACCACCTGACGGACATGGGGACGGGCAGCGAGGACCCGGACCTGGTGTGGCTGCGCTGCCGCACGCGCGCCTCCGACATCCGCGTGGTCATGGCGGCCAGGACGCGCGCGGACGCGGAGCCCGACCGGCTGACGCCGCCGACGCGGCTGACGGACTACCGCGCCGAGCAGCGGCTGCGGCTGCCGATCCGCCCCGGCCGCCCGGTGACGGTGGAGAAGACGATCGCGCTGCACACCTCGCGCGACACCGCGATCAGCAGCCCGCTCGGGGCGGCCGTCGACCGGCTGCGGCGGGCCCCGGACTTCGACGGGCTGCTCGGCACGCACGGCGCGGCGTGGGAACGGCTGTGGCGCCGGGCCGACCTCGACGTGCCGGGCGAGTCGGGCCACATCCTGCGCCTGCACCTCTTCCACCTGCTCCAGACCCTGTCGCCCGGGCACACCGCGCGGCTCGACGCGGGGGTGCCGGCGCGCGGCCTGCACGGCGAGGCGTACCGGGGGCACGTGTTCTGGGACGAGCTGTTCGTGCTGCCCTACCTGAACCTGCACTTCCCCGAACTGTCCCGCGCGCTCATGACCTACCGGTACCGGCGGCTGCCCGCCGCGCTCAGGGCGGCGCGGGCGGCGGGCCGGGAGGGCGCGATGTTCCCCTGGCAGAGCGGCAGCGACGGCCGGGAGGAGACGCCCGAGACGCACTTGAACCCGCGTTCCGGCCGCTGGCTGCCGGACAACTCGCGGCTCCAGCACCACGTCGGCTCGGCCGTGGCCTACAACGTGTGGCGGTACGGGCAGGCGACGGGCGACACCGGGTTCACGCACGCCGAGGGCGCGGAACTGCTGCTCCAGATCGCGCGGTTCTGGGCCTCGCGCGCCGAGTTCGACCCCGCGTACGAGCGGTACCGCATCAGGGGCGTGGTCGGGCCCGACGAGTACCACGAGGCGTACCCGGACGCGTCCGAGCCCGGGCTCGACGACAACGCCTACACGAACGTGACGGCCGCCTGGGTGCTGGCGCGCGCCCTCGACCTGGCCCGCGCCCTGCCCGCCGCGCGGCGCCGCGAGCTGGCGGAACGCATCGGGCTGCGCCCGGAGGAGCCGGAGCTGTGGGAGGACGTCTCGCGGCGGCTGAGGGTGCCGTTCCACGAGGGCGTGGTCAGCCAGTTCGACGGCTACGGGGAACTGCGCGAGCTGGACTGGGAGGGCTACCGGGCGCGGTACGGCGACATCAGGCGTCTCGACCGCGTGCTGGAGGCCGAGGGGGACACGGTCAACCGCTACCGGGCGTCCAAGCAGGCGGACGTGCTGATGCTCGGCTACCTGTTCTCGCCCGGCGAGCTGGCCGAGGTGTTCGCGCGGCTCGGCTACGCCATGGACGACGCGCTGTGGCGGCGCACGGTCGACTACTACCTGGCGCGCACCAGCCACGGCTCGACGCTCAGCGGCGTCGTGCACGCGTGGGTGCTGTCCCGGGTGCGGCACGGCGAGGCGTGGAGGCACCTGAAGGAGGCGCTGGCGAGCGACGTGGCCGACCTCCAGGGCGGGACGACCGCCGAGGGCATCCATCTGGGCGCGATGGCGGGCACGCTCGACCTGGTGCAACGGGGCCTCGCCGGGCTCCAGACGCGCGAGGGCGCGCTGTGGCTCGACCCGGCGCCGGTGCCCGAGCTGTCGGAGTTCGGGTTCACGGTGCGGCACCGAGGCACCGCGGTGCGGGTGCGGATGAAGCCGGGCCAGCTGTGCGTCGGCGTGCCGCGCTCGGAGGAGGGCCCGGTGCGCGTCGTCCTGGCCGACGACACCGTGGACATCGCGCCGGGGGAGGAGCGGCTGCTCGCGCTGCCGAGGGAGCCGGGCCGCCCGGCTCCGGGAACGGCGCCGCCCGGCGGGCTCTGA
- a CDS encoding HAD family hydrolase → MTTVPELRTCRAVVFDTDGVITDSARVHAAAWEEAFGTVPGLGPPFTREDYRRYVDGKSRLDGAAAFLDARGAGLPAGGPEDGPGTGSVHAVAARKEQAFVRLLGERGAEVFPGTVRLLAALTRARVRCAAVSASRHARDLLRNAGVLPSLRAVVDGNDAARLGLPGKPDPALFLEAARRLGVPAAAAAVVEDAPAGVEAGRRGGFALVVGVDRSAHGEGAADLRRGGADLVVLDPGDLLDGDPPGGGGETR, encoded by the coding sequence ATGACGACCGTCCCGGAACTGCGGACCTGCCGCGCGGTGGTGTTCGACACCGACGGGGTCATCACCGACTCGGCCCGGGTGCACGCCGCCGCCTGGGAGGAGGCGTTCGGCACCGTGCCGGGGCTCGGCCCGCCGTTCACGCGCGAGGACTACCGGCGGTACGTCGACGGCAAGTCGCGACTCGACGGCGCGGCGGCGTTCCTCGACGCCCGGGGCGCGGGACTCCCGGCCGGCGGCCCGGAGGACGGCCCCGGCACGGGGAGCGTGCACGCTGTCGCGGCGCGCAAGGAGCAGGCGTTCGTCCGCCTGCTGGGCGAACGCGGCGCCGAGGTCTTCCCCGGCACCGTCCGGCTGCTCGCGGCCCTCACCCGCGCGCGGGTGCGCTGCGCCGCCGTGTCGGCCTCGCGGCACGCCCGCGACCTGCTGCGCAACGCCGGCGTCCTGCCCTCGCTGCGCGCGGTCGTGGACGGCAACGACGCGGCCCGGCTCGGCCTGCCGGGGAAGCCGGACCCGGCGCTGTTCCTCGAAGCGGCGCGGCGGCTCGGCGTGCCGGCCGCTGCCGCCGCGGTCGTGGAGGACGCGCCGGCCGGGGTCGAGGCGGGCAGGCGGGGCGGGTTCGCCCTGGTGGTCGGGGTGGACCGGTCCGCGCACGGCGAGGGAGCGGCCGACCTGCGGCGCGGCGGCGCCGACCTCGTGGTCCTGGATCCGGGGGACCTGCTCGACGGGGACCCGCCCGGCGGAGGGGGCGAGACCCGGTGA
- a CDS encoding alpha/beta fold hydrolase produces the protein MEHVVDAAPGIRLWAQEHGPADASPVLLIMGAQASGLAWPDALVDRLATRHRVIRYDHRDTGRSTHAFDTHPYPLTALAEDAVTVLDALGVARAHVVGLSLGGMLAQLLIADHPDRLLSATLLGTGALSDTPYTHPDGTRTPPHELPGPAPHILEMWSRPVEDLGVEAELERRVEHWQTIGGDAIPFAAEEIRAMERRIIAHTGHHQPNDAHARADSSGMLRTERLASTAVPTLVLSAPADPVWPPPHPQHMGQVIRGARVREIPGMGHALPPQVVAPLATAILEHTAEHPGPGAPARPAGDGSGPHAG, from the coding sequence GTGGAACACGTCGTCGACGCGGCCCCCGGAATCCGCCTGTGGGCCCAGGAGCACGGCCCGGCCGACGCCTCCCCCGTGCTGCTGATCATGGGCGCGCAGGCGTCCGGCCTCGCCTGGCCCGACGCACTGGTGGACCGCCTCGCCACCCGGCACCGCGTGATCCGCTACGACCACCGCGACACCGGCCGTTCGACCCACGCCTTCGACACCCACCCGTACCCGCTCACCGCGCTCGCCGAGGACGCGGTCACCGTCCTCGACGCCCTCGGCGTCGCCCGGGCGCACGTCGTGGGGCTTTCCCTGGGCGGCATGCTGGCCCAACTGCTCATCGCCGACCACCCGGACCGGCTGCTGAGCGCGACCCTGCTGGGCACCGGCGCGCTCAGCGACACCCCCTACACCCACCCGGACGGCACCCGCACCCCGCCGCACGAACTGCCAGGACCCGCCCCGCACATCCTGGAGATGTGGAGCAGGCCCGTCGAGGACCTGGGCGTCGAGGCCGAACTCGAACGGCGCGTCGAGCACTGGCAGACCATCGGCGGCGACGCCATCCCCTTCGCCGCGGAGGAGATACGGGCCATGGAGCGCCGGATCATCGCGCACACCGGTCACCACCAGCCGAACGACGCGCACGCCCGCGCCGACAGCTCCGGCATGCTGCGCACCGAGCGGCTCGCGAGCACCGCCGTGCCCACCCTGGTGCTCTCGGCACCGGCCGATCCGGTGTGGCCGCCGCCCCACCCGCAGCACATGGGGCAGGTGATCCGCGGGGCCCGCGTGCGGGAGATCCCGGGCATGGGGCACGCCCTGCCGCCCCAGGTGGTCGCCCCGCTGGCCACCGCGATACTGGAGCACACCGCGGAGCACCCGGGCCCCGGCGCGCCTGCGCGGCCGGCCGGGGACGGCAGCGGGCCGCACGCGGGGTGA
- the eno gene encoding phosphopyruvate hydratase has product MSATAVGTIDATIDTVTARRIIDSRGNPTVEVDVVLTDGSLGRAAVPSGASTGAREAVELRDGDAARWHGKGVDGAVAHVNGEIAASVRGRDAADQAGLDAALIALDGTAAKSRLGANAVLGVSLAAAKAAAAAHRSPLYRYLGGADAHLLPLPMMNIVNGGAHADNPLDFQEFMIAPVGAATFAEAVRMGSEVFHTLRRDLRAAGHSTGVGDEGGFAPALRTAEEALDFVLAAIERTGYRPGPDIALLMDPASSEFFRDGVYDYAGEGVRRTPAEHADYLAGLVDAYPVVSIEDPMAENDLDGWRELTARVGDRCQLTGDDVFCTDEALLREGIRTGVGNSVLVKVNQVGTLTEALAAVAAAHEAGWTAVMSHRSGETEDTTIADLAVATGCGQIKTGSLSRSDRTAKYNQLIRIEEELGDSARFAGRSALRRA; this is encoded by the coding sequence ATGTCCGCAACGGCAGTCGGAACCATCGACGCCACCATCGACACCGTCACCGCCCGCCGGATCATCGACAGCCGGGGCAACCCCACGGTCGAGGTCGACGTGGTCCTCACGGACGGCTCCCTGGGGCGGGCGGCCGTCCCCTCCGGCGCCTCCACCGGCGCCCGGGAGGCCGTGGAGCTGCGCGACGGGGACGCCGCGCGCTGGCACGGCAAGGGCGTCGACGGCGCGGTGGCCCACGTCAACGGGGAGATCGCGGCGTCCGTACGCGGCCGGGACGCGGCGGACCAGGCGGGTCTCGACGCGGCGCTGATCGCCCTCGACGGCACCGCCGCGAAGTCAAGGCTCGGCGCCAACGCGGTCCTCGGCGTCTCCCTCGCCGCCGCCAAGGCCGCCGCGGCGGCCCACCGCAGCCCCCTCTACCGCTACCTCGGCGGCGCCGACGCCCATCTCCTGCCGCTGCCGATGATGAACATCGTCAACGGCGGTGCCCACGCCGACAATCCGCTGGACTTCCAGGAGTTCATGATCGCGCCCGTGGGGGCGGCCACGTTCGCCGAAGCCGTCCGCATGGGCAGCGAGGTCTTCCACACGCTGCGCCGCGACCTGCGGGCCGCAGGGCACTCCACGGGCGTCGGCGACGAGGGCGGCTTCGCGCCCGCGCTGCGCACCGCCGAGGAGGCGCTGGACTTCGTGCTGGCCGCCATCGAGCGCACCGGCTACCGCCCCGGGCCTGACATCGCCCTGCTCATGGACCCCGCGTCGTCGGAGTTCTTCCGTGACGGCGTCTACGACTACGCGGGCGAGGGAGTGCGCCGCACCCCTGCCGAGCACGCCGACTACCTGGCCGGGCTCGTCGACGCCTACCCGGTCGTCTCCATCGAGGACCCGATGGCGGAGAACGACCTGGACGGGTGGCGCGAGCTGACCGCCCGCGTCGGCGACCGCTGCCAGCTCACGGGCGACGACGTGTTCTGCACCGACGAGGCGCTGCTGCGCGAGGGCATCCGCACCGGCGTCGGCAACTCGGTCCTGGTCAAGGTCAACCAGGTCGGGACCCTGACCGAGGCGCTCGCCGCGGTGGCCGCGGCCCATGAGGCGGGCTGGACGGCTGTCATGTCCCACCGCTCGGGCGAGACGGAGGACACCACCATCGCGGACCTCGCGGTGGCGACCGGCTGCGGTCAGATCAAGACCGGCTCGCTCTCCCGCTCCGACCGCACGGCGAAGTACAACCAGCTGATCCGGATCGAGGAGGAGCTGGGGGACTCGGCGCGCTTCGCGGGCCGTTCCGCGCTGCGCCGGGCGTGA
- a CDS encoding MarR family winged helix-turn-helix transcriptional regulator, producing the protein MPTPEAAAIAAELRTAMGKLTRRVKHEDRIPLGQVAVLGALDRNGAMTTSDLAADQRVRPQSMARVVGLLMEQDLITRRAHPTDGRKSLVELSDAGRAALETERSRRAGWLAQAIEAELTDEERALLARSAALLERLATRD; encoded by the coding sequence ATGCCCACCCCGGAAGCCGCCGCCATCGCCGCTGAACTGCGCACCGCGATGGGCAAGCTCACCCGACGCGTCAAACACGAGGACCGCATCCCGCTCGGCCAGGTCGCCGTGCTCGGCGCACTCGACCGCAACGGCGCCATGACCACCAGCGACCTCGCCGCCGATCAGCGCGTGCGCCCCCAGTCGATGGCCCGGGTGGTGGGGCTGCTCATGGAACAGGACCTGATCACGCGCCGCGCCCACCCCACGGACGGCCGCAAGTCGCTGGTCGAGCTGTCGGACGCGGGCCGGGCCGCTCTGGAAACGGAGCGCAGCCGCAGGGCCGGCTGGCTCGCGCAGGCCATCGAGGCCGAACTCACGGACGAGGAACGCGCGCTGCTGGCGCGAAGCGCCGCCCTGCTGGAACGGCTCGCCACCCGCGACTGA
- a CDS encoding MerR family transcriptional regulator yields MPPSFTPPRRVTIGDAAAFVGSTPRAIRHYHEIGLLPEPERGGDGRRRYGYEDMIRLLWIRRMADAGIALNDIRDAFATGAASAGPDSGEGIAGILERLEETLAEQEAEVRRQRTAVRRMRAEGSRMGLLSDIVTERLKKLPEGSLRQADLDSLLVTERIFGPLGAAVQATRFLALATHPALRKESDRVDDAEEALDDGVAVDDPRVAHVAAERHAFESALHAVIEESGLGEADDALFDAWDTAHPATADDGEGEADLGSGRRKADAMSVCEATGTMPYDFSPARLRCMELAEELSAQDSPAIRDTF; encoded by the coding sequence ATGCCTCCGTCCTTCACGCCGCCCCGTCGGGTCACGATCGGTGACGCGGCGGCCTTCGTCGGCAGCACGCCACGGGCGATTCGCCACTACCACGAGATCGGCCTGCTCCCCGAGCCCGAGCGGGGCGGCGACGGCCGCCGCCGCTACGGGTACGAGGACATGATCCGCTTGCTGTGGATCCGCAGGATGGCCGACGCCGGGATCGCCCTGAACGACATCCGCGACGCCTTCGCCACCGGCGCGGCTTCCGCCGGCCCGGACAGCGGAGAAGGCATCGCGGGCATCCTGGAGCGGCTGGAGGAAACCCTCGCCGAGCAGGAGGCGGAAGTGCGGCGGCAACGGACCGCCGTGCGGCGGATGCGCGCCGAAGGCAGCCGGATGGGCCTGCTCTCCGACATCGTCACCGAACGCCTCAAGAAGCTGCCCGAGGGCTCCCTGCGTCAGGCGGACCTGGACAGCCTGCTGGTCACTGAGCGGATCTTCGGCCCGCTCGGCGCGGCCGTCCAGGCCACCCGCTTTCTCGCCCTGGCCACGCACCCCGCTCTGCGAAAGGAGTCCGACCGCGTCGACGACGCCGAGGAGGCACTCGATGACGGTGTCGCCGTCGATGATCCACGGGTGGCTCACGTGGCCGCCGAGCGGCACGCCTTCGAAAGCGCCCTGCACGCCGTCATCGAGGAATCCGGCCTGGGTGAGGCCGACGATGCCCTCTTCGACGCCTGGGACACCGCGCACCCTGCCACCGCCGATGACGGCGAGGGCGAGGCCGACCTCGGCTCCGGCAGGCGGAAGGCCGACGCCATGAGCGTGTGCGAAGCCACCGGCACGATGCCCTACGACTTCTCCCCGGCCCGCCTGCGCTGCATGGAACTGGCGGAGGAACTGTCCGCCCAGGACTCACCCGCCATCCGGGACACGTTCTAG
- a CDS encoding helix-turn-helix domain-containing protein, with product MPVAGETRNHRSDIGRRVASRREQLGLSRQDVADRAGVAPQYLRYLEERPASPSQASLTRVARALETTVGELTGSEPAPAGGHAAPRGRLVELDTDECYRLVAEHTIGRIAVDTGSGPAIVPVTYCLRDSAIVFPVSADEPDGVLVREARETAFEVDHLDEPRGVGWSVLVVGTTRRVTDPAEVAELNRLAAGWPDGEGRVGPADSGRAPGPGTARESEQRPDPGQEWVRLRPERVTGRRVHLD from the coding sequence ATGCCGGTGGCCGGCGAGACGCGGAACCATCGCAGTGATATCGGGCGACGCGTCGCGTCGCGCCGTGAACAGCTGGGTCTCAGCCGGCAGGACGTGGCGGACCGGGCCGGGGTGGCGCCCCAGTACCTGCGCTACCTGGAGGAGCGGCCCGCCTCGCCGAGCCAGGCGTCGCTGACGCGGGTGGCCAGGGCGCTGGAGACGACCGTCGGCGAGCTGACCGGGTCAGAGCCGGCGCCCGCGGGCGGGCACGCGGCGCCGCGCGGCCGGCTGGTCGAGCTGGACACGGACGAGTGCTACCGGCTGGTGGCCGAGCACACCATCGGCCGGATCGCCGTCGACACCGGGAGCGGCCCGGCGATCGTGCCGGTGACGTACTGCCTGCGGGACAGCGCCATCGTGTTCCCGGTGAGCGCGGACGAGCCGGACGGGGTCCTGGTGCGGGAGGCGCGCGAGACCGCGTTCGAGGTCGACCATCTCGACGAGCCGCGGGGCGTCGGCTGGAGCGTTCTGGTGGTCGGCACGACACGGCGCGTCACGGATCCGGCCGAGGTCGCCGAACTGAACCGGTTGGCGGCCGGGTGGCCCGACGGCGAGGGCCGGGTCGGCCCGGCGGACTCGGGGCGCGCGCCCGGGCCGGGAACGGCACGGGAGAGCGAACAGCGACCGGATCCCGGTCAGGAGTGGGTGCGGCTGCGACCGGAGCGGGTCACCGGCCGGCGCGTCCACCTCGACTAG
- a CDS encoding GNAT family N-acetyltransferase → MRDCLDRSGHPSAAVRLAPRTGDVAVLPARAGAEHMAEVERLLRAAGFALTTTGDALLVTRRFRADVDLRPLDEHLLSRLLDAAVEDADPREVMPAVAGPAGWTRERRAAFLRFHRTRSLSACPVESTYAVLLAGTAGGPRVVGAARLAPVPEQPLTVEAGLWLRRQVRGEGVGSAVFRQLAGLARAGGAAHMVARTTPENAASQRLLSALCTTVTRHEDAVTARLALGPAWS, encoded by the coding sequence GTGCGCGACTGCCTCGACCGCAGCGGGCATCCCAGCGCCGCCGTACGCCTCGCCCCGCGGACGGGCGACGTGGCCGTCCTGCCCGCCCGGGCCGGCGCGGAGCACATGGCCGAGGTGGAACGGCTGCTGCGCGCCGCCGGCTTCGCCCTCACGACGACAGGCGACGCCCTCCTCGTGACGCGCCGCTTCCGTGCCGACGTGGACCTGCGGCCCCTCGACGAACACCTGCTGTCCCGGCTGCTCGATGCCGCCGTCGAGGACGCGGACCCCCGCGAGGTGATGCCCGCCGTCGCGGGCCCTGCCGGCTGGACACGGGAGCGGCGCGCGGCGTTCCTGCGGTTCCACCGGACCCGTTCCCTGTCGGCATGCCCGGTCGAGTCCACCTATGCCGTGCTGCTCGCCGGCACGGCGGGCGGCCCCCGTGTCGTGGGCGCCGCCCGGCTGGCTCCCGTGCCGGAGCAGCCGCTGACGGTCGAGGCGGGGCTGTGGCTGCGGCGGCAGGTGCGGGGCGAGGGTGTGGGCAGCGCGGTGTTCCGGCAGCTGGCCGGTCTGGCCCGGGCCGGGGGCGCCGCCCACATGGTGGCCAGAACGACCCCGGAGAACGCCGCCTCGCAACGCCTCCTGTCCGCCCTGTGCACGACCGTGACCCGGCACGAGGACGCCGTGACCGCCCGTCTCGCTCTCGGGCCCGCCTGGTCCTGA